In Arachis hypogaea cultivar Tifrunner chromosome 17, arahy.Tifrunner.gnm2.J5K5, whole genome shotgun sequence, a single window of DNA contains:
- the LOC112765417 gene encoding reactive Intermediate Deaminase A, chloroplastic, with product MGAFRETRKHHQQNQSPLKLLSCLEHFSAQRQTQSHKEMASWCASRCFQIPAMDVAALRNRASIAAAAGVGCASIAGTSFLRSSKSKRALPFTCLSISTDASLKEAVKTEKAPAALGPYSQAIKSNNLLFVSGVLGLVPETGKFVSDNVEDQTEQILKNMGEILKAGGANYSSVVKTTIMLADLKDFKKVNEIYAKYFPSTPPARSTYQVAALPLDAKIEIECIAAL from the exons ATGGGGGCATTTCGGGAAACCAGAAAACACCACCAACAAAATCAGAGTCCACTGAAACTATTGTCTTGTTTGGAACACTTTTCAGCTCAGAGACAGACACAATCACACAAAGAAATGGCTTCGTGGTGTGCTTCGAGGTGCTTCCAGATTCCGGCGATGGACGTCGCCGCACTCCGCAACCGCGCCTCCATCGCCGCCGCCGCCGGCGTAGGGTGCGCTTCCATTGCCGGCACCTCATTCCTCCGCTCATCAAAATCAAAGCGCGCTTTGCCATTCACCTGCTTAAGCATCTCAACTGATGCCA GTTTAAAGGAAGCTGTTAAAACTGAGAAGGCTCCAGCTGCATTGGGACCGTATTCTCAAGCAAtcaaatccaacaaccttctCTTTGTTTCAGGTGTTCTTGGCCTTGTTCCTGAG ACAGGGAAGTTTGTCTCTGATAATGTTGAAGATCAGACAGAGCAG ATCCTTAAAAATATGGGGGAAATCCTTAAAGCCGGTGGTGCCAATTACTCATCGGTTGTTAAGACCACAATCAT GTTGGCTGACTTGAAGGACTTTAAGAAAGTCAACGAGATCTATGCTAAAT ATTTTCCATCAACTCCCCCAGCTCGTTCAACATATCAGGTAGCTGCATTGCCATTGGATGCAAAGATTGAAATTGAGTGCATAGCAGCTCTATAA
- the LOC112766224 gene encoding OVARIAN TUMOR DOMAIN-containing deubiquitinating enzyme 2 — MEGIVVRRVIPSDNSCLFNAVGYVMDRDQTKAAELRQVIAATVASDPQKYSEAFLGKPNAEYCNWILDTEKWGGAIELSILADYYGREIAAYDIQTSRCDLYGQEKGYSERVMLIYDGLHYDALAVSPFEGAPEDFDQTIFAVQKDRSIGPVEGLALNFVKDQQRKRRFTDTANFTLRCGVCQIGVVGQKEAVEHAQATGHVNFQEYR; from the exons ATGGAAGGTATTGTTGTGAGAAGGGTCATTCCCTCGGATAACAGTTGCCTCTTTAATGCAGTTGG ATATGTGATGGATCGTGATCAAACGAAAGCAGCTGAGCTGAGACAG GTTATAGCTGCAACAGTAGCAAGTGATCCGCAGAAATATTCTGAAGCATTTCTTGGGAAGCCGAATGCAGAGTACTGTAACTGGATTCTTGATACAGAGAAATGGGGAG GTGCGATTGAACTTTCGATATTGGCGGATTATTATGGACGCGAGATTGCTGCATATGATATCCAAACATCAAGATGTGACTTGTATGGTCAG GAAAAGGGTTATTCGGAAAGGGTGATGCTTATTTATGATGGTCTCCACTATGATGCTTTAGCT GTGTCGCCCTTTGAGGGAGCTCCCGAGGACTTCGATCAGACGATATTTGCCGTACAGAAAGACAGAAGCATTGGACCTGTTGAGGGGCTTGCTCTTAATTTTGTTAAGGACCAACAGAG gaagaggagattcaCCGACACCGCCAACTTCACCTTGCGCTGTGGTGTATGTCAAATCGGAGTTGTTGGTCAGAAG GAAGCTGTGGAGCATGCACAAGCAACCGGTCATGTTAACTTCCAAGAGTATAGATGA